The genome window attattttttagttattttatatttttcaactgctttaataattagttttatctaacacttttaatttaataagctagttttttatttttcaattaccaGCTAACTCTACATCTTTCAACTAATTTTGctgaaaataactaaaatagaatatttgttgtgtgaaggggagtaaaaaaaatataacaacatGATTCCATTATGTATTTTctcaacaaaatcatattttggtTATGTACGAAggaatacaaaaaaaagaaataactgaAACTTGATTTTATCATCTATTTTgtcaataaaattatgtttttcttgtatttttatgatttttaaaattaattagagatataagttacttttttaaaaataatcaaattaattgtgaTACGCagatttcttaaaaattaaaattaaattaattaagatacaATTTACCATTCTTAACAATAATCATATCATATAGattttccattttaattaaaattgaattaactaGATTGAAGTTATCATTTATAAAGGTAATcagaattaattattatatgaattacctttatcaataataattgaattaatttgattacaattaaaaagagtaatttgtatcattattactttaaatttaaataaaaaatgtattttatatacAGTTAATTCTATTACTTTTAAGAAAGATAACTTAtatctataattaattataattttttcataaatttttgaacaaaaatgaaagcatGTTTTTGTCGTGTAAATGTGGTATCAAAATATTACATAGCATAAACACAATTATGTGGACAGAATACAACGagattatgttttattatattttttcttttcactcccCCTTACAAAATGAGAATATAATTTTAGTGTGTATTTTTTCAATGAAATCTGATTTGATGGGAAGaatatttttaggaaaaacaaaatttaaagcaCACGTGATGGTGTAAATAGAAAATTTGGGGGTGAGAATAGTATCTCGCAAATTCAATTAGTCATAGAGAAAAGACTAGGCTTATACCTAATCTTTTGTCAATTTCTATAATGCAGTTAGAGGTGTAATAGGTGGGAGTGCATAAGATGTAATAATGGGAATGCACAAAGCAAATTACAAAGTTAAAATAGTGTCAGTAGTTGGATCTTTAAGAGAAGAGACGCTTATCAACCCAGAAGGCTAATGTCATTGGCACCTCATTTTTTGCTATTACCCAATTGTTTGCTATTAccatatttttttcaacaacATATGTTGCTAATTAAGCCAAACTCACGGGCGAATTTCTAACCTCTAGACCTtgtaagaaacaataaaaaatatggtGAGGTTCACTTATTAATTTCTATGTTATGCATCATTGTTTCTATAACGGATGGTGATTACATATAGATGTaactttttaaagaaattgaagaaataaaatcaCAAGCAACTGCGTTAAAGCTGTTCTAAAGctttataatttagaaaatattaacatcaatctttagaattaattttaattaaaaacaaaaggtttattaataaaatatctattatacctatatttttaattaaaaattcgtGGGCTCAACATAACTTTTGTTACCTGAACTTGAAATTAACAATTTGGTTAATGTCACTGTTTTGTTTGACATGTTGTGATCCATTGCCTAGCAATttcaatgtttcattatttGTTAAATTGAAAAGAAGGAAGCACAGGGTTTAAAAATAGTTACAATTATTAGAAAGGTGACGCACTCACATGGTCGAAAAGATAGGTTCGGGGAACATTATAGCCTTTGTTTACTTGCGTAATGCTTATGTAAGCCATGAATTGGATTCTCTTGCCGTCCCTCTCAGTAAAGTTccttccatatatatatatatatataagtaaccTTAGGCTTCACTTAATTTCGTTAAAGATTTCCcattaataaaaacaaagctAAAGAACATGTTGATACATATGTGGATTCTGATGCAAAtatcattttctctctctaatcAAGGATCATGTGGTCATAGCTAGATTTAAGCCTTTTAACGGAAAAACACAAGAGACATGGACAGATACAATGCAAAATGTGATTTAGAAACATAAAGGCAACCTGCTAttgtattacaatttttttattttattttggtataataaaatgaattgatattttgaaaaatgttagcaatgcatttcttttatatatatatatatatatatatatatatatataggattatAAGTGTGAAACAAAATAACGATTAAGTTTTAGGGATTACCACTCGATACTCGTAGATTGAAAATGACTTTTGTTTGACGAGAAAAATTGATAAGATATATATGTAAAGTGAAATCACACGtcgaatataaataaaaaaaaaattaaatactatataagtaaaaagaaaactcataaatataaacttaaaattttgagttaaacataatatcaaatttatttgtatAGTTGCTTGAGATTACTTGAAATTTATTGGTGTAGATCTTTCATATGTTTACTCTCTCTTAatagtcaaaatttatttaaaaaatgacaaaattttgaGTTCCACATATTAATTCTTTGTtatgattttgtagtttttaataaattttaaccaaataaaaagTGAGTTACAAGAAATATGTTAAAGAGTGTGTtgataatactaaaaaaataaaatgaaccttGTAACACCTTATGCATTAATGGTAGGTCGTTAACTTGAGATCTTAATTCGAGAAAGATCAATGAAAGAGCTAGatattaattatcattatcataattttttcatttatagatattaattaattatcattatcattatttcaTTGGTTAATCTTAGCCGACAATTGTAAAGGGGTGATCTTAGTGGAGAATCACTAGCTCCTTTcctttaaaaatggcttttggACATGTCTTTGTGAGATATCCGTACGTTTTAGTGAAGTGGCTGGGGCAAACTTGCTGCTTTGGGTTTAAAGGGGATGCCTCATGTAGAAAAGATGCAATCACCAATCCAACCGCAATCATCGAGctgtaatttatttttggtgTATTGAAAATATTATGAGCACATGAGCTAGTTGTAGTAAAggcattatttatttaaatttgatggacAATTAGATAAAATAACTCATCAAACCGTGCGATTGTTAACATATTGAGTTATATACAATGATCTTTACCTGCAAAGCATGAACCATATAGATGTGTTGACATCTATGTGTATGCGTGTTTATTTTAAGAATGGATCATGCCCCTTGGCCGTGGGAGCGACTGTTGTATAAATTCCTGAATTTCAAAGGCTACGTAGAAAAACAAAGCATTGGGATCCAATTTTCCCCAAACATAATCATCTATGCATGGTAGCAGTGAGTCTTCCCAACATGCACCAAACACGCCATTTATTGTGTCACAAATTTATGATGGTTAATTTGTAAAACATCCTAGTGTGTTTGATATTTTGTAGCCCATAACATTCTGTTCGTCAATTTGAATAAAGATtatagtactttttttttttgttgggtgGTGATGTTTCTTTCCTCATACTAGTCCTATCACTCTTTttgaatagaaatagaaatagaatagTAACCGGCCTAAATATTGACTCTATATATGAGATTTGGAACCATAGAGAAATTTGGATTgcctaaaaaaactatttatagaAGCCGGATATAAACAGGGAAGCAAACCAAGCAATCACCATCAGGCAATATTTGGGAGAATCCATTTAGTGCTCTGGCCTTTTTGTTGGCTTTCTTTCGGAAACGAATGGTAATTAGTAAAGGTGGTAAttttgcagaaaagaaaaaCCCACTTTTCCCTTTCCCCTTTATTATTATACGTTGATTTCCTCATTTCTGCGTACCCACATACTGTCTACTGGAGACTATGTTCCATTAAGGAAATTCCGAGGGAATATAACTATTATTATCGAGTCAAATTaagtgagaaagaaaagctacAACAACCAACACGGGGTCTCTTTTGTATTGTGTGGTGGACTTAAGGACTGTAGAATTCAACAAGTGGCGGGAAAAAGGAAAACGAATAATAAATTTGACGAGTAACGTGATAAAAATGAAGTGGTGCAAAAGGGTCCCGTACCCAATCCGAAGCTGTGTAGAGGCACTTTTGGGGACTACAAATTGAGCTCCCCTCCCCTCACATTCCAAATCATCTCATCTCTCTTCCTTTGAGATGGCTGCAATCGTGTGCCAGTCGTCAAGAATACACAGACTTATGTTGGCATCCCCAAAACCTCCTCCTCAACAACCCTTCAAATCTTGCTTATGGGAAAACAATTACAGTTACAAACCCGACACCACAACAGCTTGGACCTCCATTGAAGCTCTTTCAAGTACTGTGAGCAACTATGAGTATGAGGTGTCGCTGCTGCGACTCAGCCCCAAGAGTTTGGAGCTCTGCACTGAGAACCTAGGGAATGAGACAGGCTGTGATGACATCATAACTGAGACTGGCATTGAGttgctctcttcttcttcttcttcttcgacaAGGGAGCAGAAAAGTAGGAAAGCGCGTGAAGCAGCTCGGAGTTTTCCACCGCCTTTGACAACGATAAGAGGATCGGAGTCGATACGAGTGAGGCCCCACAGAGAAGGTGGGAGGTTAGTGCTTCAACTCACTAAGGTCCCATCTTGTTTCCAAGCTCAGAGGAGCCCTGGACGCCTTCGCCTCTGCTTTTGGACTGACATTCAAACACAAGAacatgaagatgaagaagatgatgatgggcGTGGATGGGAACACACCAAAGGCTGCAACAGTTGGGTGGAAAATAACTATGAGAGGCAAATCAGCAGGTGCAAGGAAGAAGGTCATGACCATGAAAACAACGATTTCTTAATAAATTGGGGTGAATCTCGTTTGGTCGCCacttcataaaattttatttagattttGGAGCActctatcttcttcttcttcttcttttttacattttttgcgTTTCTCAATTTCGATGCCTTAACCTTAATGATCAATTCACATGTATGTACGTGGcagtactatttttttttcccattttcaGGTTGGTAGTTATTACCGTTACTATGTCTCTCGGACAGTAACACACTAGTGACACCTCACACCATTAACCCCCatgcaaaatttaattttacaaaaaaaaattatgaaacagggattatgaattaatttaaaaaatggatcgcttttaaataaatttgagttatattatttacataacacttttaataatattagttttatttcatttttcctcATTATATCAACCATTTTATACGTTTTTTACGCATCGTTTTTCATATGTTGGGATTTCTACCTAGAACATCTAAAGAAATGCTCATTTATTTCGTGAGAAGACTCAAAGTCAAAAGACACGGGAAATGAAAATAACGCTACCATGATATGAGTTTGCAATTTGACATGCATACTTGTATAATGATTTTGCATTTAGTGTCTTGAATCGTTTAATCTTGAATCATGCATAATCCaatcaaatcatatatttttcagaaaaaaaaaatagcatgaaGACAAATACTAAAAGTATGCAAGTGATGAAAACACTGTACAAGTGTGCCTCAAGAGAATTTTAGGCGCAATTTGAaacatttaactttttattttcttcttttctctgctTTTTATTCGtttccttttcccttttctATGCTTTGtactttaaatattaaatattgaagGTCTTGATTATTACatctattaatattattattattattattaactaagAGAAATCCCTTTATTAGTTAAACaaaccataaataaataaataattgtataaaatgaaaaataaaactatttttttatcttacttcgtgagaaaaaaaagtataatcgTATTAAATAAGAGTAATGTTTCATTTTCGTCCTTAAAATTATTAAGTATCAATCACTTTAATTTATAACAtcttaaaatcttaattttagtttcttaattttcaaaacataatttactTTTGTGTGTTTGAACTAATAATGTGTTAAACTCACCATAATTTTTGGAAAACTATAACAAATAGATAAAATCATGGTGAGTTCAccacaaaaacaaacaattatTCGTTGCTTCCAAAAATCATAGTGAAGTGAGTTCAACCCACCACCAATCAACACACACATTTAATCACTTTATTTAGGTTTGTTTATTtactaaaatgaattattttttaaaagacaagAATTAAAGTaagacttttataaaattaattaaaaataaaagtgctTGAtgcttaaaatatataaaaaaaaatgcactacaATTCTACAGCCTGTACGATCTTATTCCAATGAAATTCATTTTGGTTGTAGCTCTTCGATCGATCTCCAAAACCAAAAGTGTGCTGGTCATTGGCCAAAAATCTGCGTGTTTGCTCAACTCATCTCAACCTTTTTGAGATAATGCAAAGgcaacaaaaatacaattgtACTACGAAAATCATGGACTGTACAATATACAGTATAACAAAACGCACAAAAGGATTCATATTCGTGTCGTACCAATTTGGGGGACCAAAAGATCCGTGGCTcagaaacaaaatcaaaaccatAATCGTGTATTTCTTTATGATCAACTTGTGAGTGAAAGTGAAATTGGTGGTGCAGGATCTTCTTGTAAGCATGCTCCCAATTGAACCCATCTCATCATCACTATGTGCACTACCAGCCTGTACCAATGTGAGAAAGAGAGACCCTCTTCTCATGTGCCAACACGAACGAACTTGATATAACTCTGTAGTTATTGTCACGACTCACGAGTGCAATTACTTCAATAGTGACAGTACGTAATATGCACGTACGTTAACGTTACTCCTTGTACATCAAGTCCCCCAAAAGTGGTCTATGCATATTTTTCATGGTCTCTTCATCATTCAACTATGCCTCTTTAGCTAATATAGTATATCTTGTTTGCTATTATATTTGACCATTTACGTAACTGCAATAAACATATATAGCCACTGGTCATTTACAGGAGTACTGTGACATGAACAATTTAGCAAACTGAAAGTGCTGTCACAATATTAGaattaaattcaaatgctcTCTTCGCTGAAAGGACATGGAGGTTACAACGATTTTCATAGATAAATCTGTGTCACCTCATTGAGACATCTCTAGTAATAAAAAACTGCCTTAAAGACCACACCGATACACAATACACAAGGACGTACTCCAAAGACATGGTGGTCAACCCATCACGAAACTGGGCACCTGTGTCTAACTCGAATACACTGGATGGGAGTTAATTGGTAATAACAAATTATATGCTTTCCATGTGGCAGCTAACAAATCTAACTGTTTTTTCCACCAGCATGACTGTATATATATGAGGACTTCCTTCATGGATATGAAACTAACTTCACTTATTTAATCATTCTTGACTCACATTCTTAATTAATCACCACACAATGCCTCCCactaattacattttattggAATAGTTTTAATGTTTCAATGTGCTTTATGATAATATAAGTTAAAAGTTCATCGTTTAAACTCTTTTACGAGACATACACGAAGAGGCCACCTAAATTAAGATTAGAAGAAGACTTAAATGCATTAATCtcatttttccaatttttcttcttcttatcccATGATATATTACATTCCAAAGTTAGATATGTTTATATCTATTATATAAATCGTCTATAGAAACCGACAACATAAAATCTTTTATACAATCATTGTTGCGTATATATGATATActagttaatattaaaattaatgtatcATGTGAGAGATATTTAATTTATGGaggaactaataaataaataattaagaattaaattgtaattggattaaataagaaaaataactatAGGTAAATGTCACTTGATGAGagtaattattacaaaagaGATTAATACCCAGTAACGTGAAATAAAATTTCCTTTTAACCATCACAAACATAGAAAGACAGAACGAATAATCAAGTgagtaaaatcttattttttttcctcttccaagaaattaaagtacaacaaagaaaaactttattataaaaaaaagtacgcattgtttatttattattatttataaaaattatagattactttattataaaaaaaagtacgcattgtttatttattattatttataaaaattatagattaCAAGATCATCTTGATTtcctataattattaatttaaaaaatcccTTAAGATTTATCCTTAGCCCATCTTGGTGCTCTCGTCAAAGTTTGTCACTTCATATATTTGCCTATATTCATTACAAAcaatcttttttataataacaataaaattttatacaattaaCCTCACCACTACATCGACCCTAATGATTTATTACGAacaaaatttgatatattaaatGTTTGTTATAGGTGGTTTTGCCTACTTTGatatagattttatttaatgaaaattgaaGTATTAGTATAGAAATTATAAGTTTATATGAACTGATCGAAGTTTTATGTTAATAATACGAATTATGCGAAACCACACATAATAGGTAAAAGCCACTTTTGTTACACAGGAGGTAAAAAAATGACATGTAGAATCCATCTCTACATATCTTCAATCTGTAAATTGGTTAGAgggtaaaaaatttataatgaacaTTCAATGTTTAAACTCACATCATTgctataaattaatgataagtcATTTGATGAGTTTTAGCATCCCATCAAGAGAGGATATATATAAGAGTTATTTGAGTGATTCTCTTAGTTTATAGAGAAAAGtgtattctttttatatataataataaaagataaaatgtaattttttttatttagagatatgttgtattttttcttctacttaataaaaaaatttctttaatccTATTCGTAATTTCTTCTTTGTTAGTTGAGAGTTTTcatgttaaaatattatgtgtcaatttttattatcattttattatgattacaattgtgaaatattattttttactatgatatatatatatatatatatatatatatatatatatatatatttgcatcAATTTATGTTtgacattaatattttaattaattttcttagaaaaattatattatatataaaagcaaatttatattta of Glycine soja cultivar W05 chromosome 1, ASM419377v2, whole genome shotgun sequence contains these proteins:
- the LOC114367917 gene encoding protein FANTASTIC FOUR 3-like; the encoded protein is MAAIVCQSSRIHRLMLASPKPPPQQPFKSCLWENNYSYKPDTTTAWTSIEALSSTVSNYEYEVSLLRLSPKSLELCTENLGNETGCDDIITETGIELLSSSSSSSTREQKSRKAREAARSFPPPLTTIRGSESIRVRPHREGGRLVLQLTKVPSCFQAQRSPGRLRLCFWTDIQTQEHEDEEDDDGRGWEHTKGCNSWVENNYERQISRCKEEGHDHENNDFLINWGESRLVATS